A genomic segment from Cytophagia bacterium CHB2 encodes:
- a CDS encoding HEPN domain-containing protein: MNALVAEWLAKAEQDYHSARRDYRARKFPNYDGAGFHAQQCIEKYLKGFLVSCGQPSAWGHDLLAITEKCLPFFPELELEKPLLALLTKFGVRYRYPGESALKADAKNAIKAMEQLRKLIREKLKLSD; the protein is encoded by the coding sequence ATGAACGCCCTGGTGGCTGAATGGCTTGCCAAAGCCGAGCAGGATTATCATTCTGCCCGGCGTGATTATCGGGCAAGAAAGTTTCCGAATTACGACGGCGCGGGTTTTCACGCACAGCAGTGTATTGAGAAATACCTCAAAGGCTTTTTGGTGTCCTGCGGGCAGCCCTCGGCTTGGGGACACGATCTACTCGCCATTACTGAAAAATGCCTACCGTTTTTTCCAGAGTTGGAATTAGAGAAACCGTTGTTGGCATTACTTACAAAGTTTGGCGTGCGGTATCGTTATCCTGGGGAATCCGCATTGAAAGCTGACGCCAAGAACGCGATCAAGGCAATGGAACAATTACGCAAGCTTATCCGCGAAAAGCTGAAGCTATCGGATTGA
- a CDS encoding nucleotidyltransferase domain-containing protein gives MITQEQIQAVAHQIAQKFNPLKVLLFGSYGRNEAHPRSDVDLLVILEDDQRVDDPEVEVATSVTHSFPMDILVRSPQQVAERLRMGDSFYRDIVEKGVVLYERPGG, from the coding sequence ATGATTACTCAGGAACAAATTCAGGCGGTTGCTCACCAAATCGCCCAAAAGTTTAATCCGCTCAAGGTCCTTTTGTTCGGTTCCTACGGCCGCAATGAAGCCCATCCTCGCAGCGATGTTGATCTGCTCGTCATCCTTGAAGATGATCAGCGCGTCGACGACCCCGAAGTGGAAGTTGCCACGAGTGTAACCCATTCCTTCCCGATGGATATTCTCGTGCGGTCGCCGCAACAAGTGGCTGAGCGCTTGCGAATGGGTGATAGCTTCTATCGGGATATTGTCGAGAAAGGGGTGGTGCTTTATGAACGCCCTGGTGGCTGA